A window of the Streptomyces albireticuli genome harbors these coding sequences:
- a CDS encoding rhodanese-like domain-containing protein — protein sequence MNTATAPHDLSGTPLTSGVMAVPAAPPAEAAAYFAARLAFHTDVADVRKALTGGAADFVVVDSRSTESWDQGHVPGALHLPTARIPEDAARLLDPAVPVVVYCWGPGCDGATRAALALARLGYRVKEMLGGIEYWIREGYAVETWEGTRQLPADPLTVPVGADDCGC from the coding sequence ATGAACACCGCCACCGCGCCCCATGACCTTTCCGGAACGCCCCTGACCAGCGGCGTCATGGCCGTCCCGGCCGCACCGCCCGCCGAGGCCGCGGCCTACTTCGCCGCCCGGCTCGCCTTCCACACCGATGTCGCCGATGTCCGTAAAGCGCTCACCGGTGGTGCCGCGGACTTCGTCGTCGTGGACAGCCGCTCCACCGAGTCCTGGGACCAGGGGCACGTCCCCGGCGCGCTCCACCTGCCGACCGCCCGGATCCCGGAGGACGCGGCCCGGCTCCTGGACCCGGCCGTCCCGGTCGTCGTGTACTGCTGGGGCCCCGGCTGCGACGGCGCGACCCGCGCGGCCCTCGCCCTCGCGCGCCTCGGCTACCGCGTCAAGGAGATGCTCGGCGGCATCGAGTACTGGATCCGCGAGGGCTACGCCGTCGAGACCTGGGAGGGCACCCGGCAGCTCCCGGCCGACCCGCTGACCGTGCCGGTGGGCGCCGACGACTGCGGGTGCTGA
- a CDS encoding aldo/keto reductase produces the protein MRYTLFGRTGLRVSELALGTMTMGWGADKETSGRIVDAYADAGGNFLDTADIYAGGDSETILGELLDGRRDDFVLASKYSCATREGDVNSAGNHRRNLVRSVEESLGRLRADHLDVLWVHARDNFTPVEEVMRALDDVVRAGKVLYVGVSDWPAWEIAQANTLAELRGWTSFAGSQLRYSLLERTPERELLPQARAFDLAVFAWSPLAGGKLTGKYRRGEAGRLTAGGGEEAVDPREEAVVTAVLEIAEQGGWSPAQVALAWLRGRPGNIVPVIGATRESQLADNLAALDVTLDTGAVARLDAASAVPLGFPHDFLREPAIVRNVYGDRWADVEDRRSTYRRTVTEVL, from the coding sequence GTGCGGTACACACTGTTCGGCAGGACCGGCCTGCGGGTGAGCGAGCTGGCTCTCGGCACCATGACCATGGGCTGGGGGGCCGACAAGGAGACCAGCGGGCGGATCGTCGACGCCTACGCGGACGCGGGCGGCAACTTCCTCGACACCGCCGACATCTACGCGGGCGGCGACTCGGAGACGATCCTGGGCGAGCTGCTCGACGGCCGCCGGGACGACTTCGTCCTCGCGTCCAAGTACAGCTGCGCGACCCGCGAGGGGGACGTGAACTCGGCGGGCAACCACCGGAGGAACCTGGTGCGGTCGGTCGAGGAGAGCCTCGGCCGGCTGCGCGCCGACCACCTGGACGTGCTGTGGGTGCACGCGCGGGACAACTTCACCCCGGTCGAGGAGGTCATGCGGGCGCTCGACGACGTCGTACGGGCGGGCAAGGTGCTCTACGTCGGCGTGTCCGACTGGCCGGCCTGGGAGATCGCGCAGGCGAACACGCTGGCCGAGCTGCGCGGCTGGACGTCCTTCGCGGGTTCGCAGCTGCGCTACAGCCTGCTGGAGCGGACGCCGGAGCGCGAACTGCTCCCGCAGGCGCGCGCCTTCGACCTCGCGGTGTTCGCCTGGAGCCCGCTCGCGGGCGGCAAGCTGACCGGCAAGTACCGCCGGGGCGAGGCGGGCCGGCTGACCGCCGGGGGCGGCGAGGAGGCGGTGGACCCGCGCGAGGAGGCGGTCGTCACGGCGGTCCTGGAGATCGCCGAGCAGGGCGGCTGGAGCCCCGCGCAGGTGGCGCTGGCCTGGCTGCGCGGCCGCCCCGGCAACATCGTCCCGGTCATCGGCGCGACCCGGGAGAGCCAGCTCGCCGACAACCTGGCCGCCCTGGACGTCACGCTCGACACCGGCGCCGTGGCCCGGCTGGACGCGGCGAGCGCGGTGCCGCTGGGGTTCCCGCACGACTTCCTGCGGGAGCCCGCCATCGTGCGGAACGTCTACGGCGACCGGTGGGCCGACGTGGAGGACCGCCGCTCGACGTACCGCCGGACGGTGACCGAGGTCCTCTAG
- a CDS encoding isoaspartyl peptidase/L-asparaginase family protein, with the protein MRSRLWIVPVLTVLVAVAAALPALSRPAPGPAGTPAGGPRPDATGVVLAVHGGAGTALRREDTDARTEKAYRDGLAAALRAGRKVLREGGDSVAAVEAAVRSLEDDELFNAGKGAVFNADAGHELDASVMRGSDRAAGAVAGVRHVRNPVSAARLVMERTPHVLLAGEGADDFAARNGLTPVTQDYFWTQARWDSLMKAKEREKKNPRKAVGGSAPGEAALGTVGAVALDRAHGLAAATSTGGMTNKMAGRVGDSPLVGAGTYAVNGTVAASATGAGEVFIRGAATATLAHLIEFGGKDVVAAAHEVVGKRLTGLGGKGGVIALDPRGVLSAPFSSEGMLHGFLTDDGRIVTRVFPDESPGHR; encoded by the coding sequence GTGCGTTCGAGACTGTGGATCGTTCCCGTGCTCACCGTGCTGGTGGCCGTGGCGGCGGCGCTGCCCGCGCTGTCGCGGCCCGCTCCGGGTCCGGCGGGCACGCCCGCCGGCGGGCCCCGGCCGGACGCCACCGGCGTGGTGCTGGCGGTGCACGGCGGGGCGGGCACCGCGCTGCGCCGGGAGGACACCGACGCCCGGACGGAGAAGGCGTACCGCGACGGCCTGGCCGCCGCGCTGCGCGCCGGCCGGAAGGTGCTGCGCGAGGGCGGCGACAGCGTGGCGGCGGTCGAGGCGGCGGTGCGCTCGCTGGAGGACGACGAGCTGTTCAACGCGGGCAAGGGCGCGGTGTTCAACGCGGACGCCGGGCACGAGCTGGACGCGTCGGTCATGCGCGGCTCGGACCGGGCGGCGGGGGCCGTCGCGGGGGTGCGGCACGTCCGCAACCCCGTCTCGGCGGCCCGGCTGGTGATGGAGAGGACGCCGCACGTGCTGCTCGCGGGCGAGGGCGCCGACGACTTCGCCGCGCGGAACGGGCTGACCCCGGTGACGCAGGACTACTTCTGGACCCAGGCCCGCTGGGACAGCCTGATGAAGGCCAAGGAACGGGAGAAGAAGAACCCCCGGAAGGCCGTCGGGGGATCCGCTCCCGGCGAGGCGGCGCTGGGCACGGTCGGGGCCGTCGCCCTCGACCGCGCCCACGGCCTGGCCGCCGCGACCTCGACCGGCGGCATGACCAACAAGATGGCCGGCCGGGTCGGCGACTCACCGCTCGTGGGCGCCGGTACGTACGCGGTGAACGGCACGGTCGCGGCCAGCGCCACGGGGGCCGGCGAGGTGTTCATCCGGGGCGCCGCGACGGCCACGCTCGCCCACCTGATCGAGTTCGGCGGCAAGGACGTGGTGGCGGCGGCCCACGAGGTCGTCGGGAAACGGCTCACCGGGCTGGGCGGCAAGGGCGGGGTGATCGCCCTCGACCCGCGCGGCGTGCTCTCCGCGCCGTTCAGCAGCGAGGGCATGCTGCACGGCTTCCTCACGGACGACGGCCGGATCGTCACCCGGGTGTTCCCCGACGAGTCACCCGGCCACCGGTGA
- a CDS encoding toxin Doc, translating into MSLLIDLPWLLGVQEQKLYEEPAVHDYTALAAAVSRHAFDVAKFDHEPDAAWRAAALMHTLVRLQPLPVRSSLYACMVVVAYMAAAGEGIDPPYGSIVDLARDIKEYRVDVYECADRIRAWRI; encoded by the coding sequence ATGTCGCTGCTCATCGATCTGCCCTGGCTCCTGGGTGTACAGGAGCAGAAGCTGTACGAAGAGCCCGCCGTGCACGACTACACCGCGCTCGCCGCGGCCGTCTCCCGGCACGCCTTCGACGTCGCGAAGTTCGACCACGAGCCCGACGCCGCCTGGCGGGCCGCGGCCCTCATGCACACCCTCGTCCGGCTCCAGCCGCTCCCCGTGCGCAGCAGCCTCTACGCGTGCATGGTCGTCGTGGCCTACATGGCGGCGGCGGGCGAGGGCATCGACCCGCCGTACGGCTCCATAGTGGACCTGGCCCGGGACATCAAGGAGTACCGGGTCGACGTCTACGAGTGCGCCGACCGCATCCGCGCCTGGCGGATCTGA
- a CDS encoding DUF885 domain-containing protein → MPNDTSKLLPRQVADAYVDAVIELDPITGTFLGVPGSARRLPDYSPAGSAALAALARETLARLDDAEKLPGADSDIERRCARLLRERLTAELAVRDSGEPLRNVSNIESPLHSVREVFAMMPVDTAEDWSAIAERLRAVPASLESYRLSLAEGLRRGLPGGPRQVATVLEQLGEWIGTDGGWFADFVAPGPEELRAELGSAARVATGGLAALRDWLRDVYAPGVAGAPDVVGRERYARWARYWNGADLDLNEAYAYGWSEFHRLLGEMREEAEKVLPGARTPWEAMAHLDAHGTHLEGVEETRVWLQELMDETIAALDGTHFDLADRVKRVESRIAPPGGAAAPYYTEPSEDFSRPGRTWLPTMGETRFPLYDLVSTWYHEGVPGHHLQLAQWVHVADRLSRYQTTLGGVSANCEGWALYAERLMDELGFLTDAERRLGYLDAQMMRSTRVIVDIGMHLELEIPADSPFHPGERWTPELAQEFFGMHSGRPAQHVESEMVRYLGMPGQAIGYKLGERAWLAGREAARQAHGEAFDAKAWHMAALSQGSLGLDDLVAELSVL, encoded by the coding sequence ATGCCCAACGACACCAGCAAGCTCCTGCCCCGTCAGGTCGCCGACGCCTACGTCGACGCCGTCATCGAGCTCGACCCCATCACCGGCACCTTCCTCGGCGTGCCCGGGTCCGCGCGGCGGCTGCCGGACTACTCCCCCGCCGGCAGCGCCGCCCTCGCCGCCCTGGCGCGGGAGACCCTCGCCCGGCTCGACGACGCCGAGAAGCTGCCGGGCGCCGACAGCGACATCGAGCGGCGCTGCGCCCGGCTGCTGCGCGAGCGGCTCACCGCCGAACTCGCCGTGCGCGACTCGGGCGAGCCGCTGCGCAACGTCAGCAACATCGAGTCACCGCTGCACTCGGTGCGCGAGGTCTTCGCGATGATGCCGGTCGACACCGCCGAGGACTGGTCCGCGATCGCCGAGCGGCTCCGCGCCGTGCCGGCGTCGCTGGAGAGCTACCGCCTCTCCCTCGCCGAGGGCCTGCGGCGCGGGCTGCCGGGCGGCCCGCGCCAGGTGGCCACCGTGCTGGAGCAGCTCGGCGAGTGGATCGGCACGGACGGCGGCTGGTTCGCCGACTTCGTCGCCCCGGGCCCGGAGGAGCTCCGCGCCGAGCTGGGAAGCGCCGCGCGGGTGGCGACCGGGGGCCTGGCCGCGCTGCGCGACTGGCTGCGCGACGTCTACGCCCCGGGCGTGGCGGGCGCCCCGGACGTCGTCGGCCGCGAGCGCTACGCCCGCTGGGCGCGCTACTGGAACGGCGCGGACCTCGACCTCAACGAGGCGTACGCGTACGGCTGGTCGGAGTTCCACCGGCTCCTCGGCGAGATGCGCGAGGAGGCCGAGAAGGTCCTGCCGGGCGCGCGGACGCCGTGGGAGGCGATGGCCCACCTGGACGCGCACGGCACCCATCTGGAGGGCGTCGAGGAGACGCGGGTGTGGCTCCAGGAGCTGATGGACGAGACGATCGCGGCGCTGGACGGCACCCACTTCGACCTCGCCGACCGGGTCAAGCGCGTGGAGTCCCGCATCGCCCCGCCCGGCGGCGCCGCGGCCCCGTACTACACGGAGCCGTCCGAGGACTTCTCCCGCCCCGGGCGCACCTGGCTGCCGACCATGGGCGAGACCCGCTTCCCCCTCTACGACCTGGTCTCGACCTGGTACCACGAGGGCGTGCCGGGCCACCACCTCCAGCTCGCGCAGTGGGTGCACGTGGCCGACCGGCTGTCCCGCTACCAGACGACGCTCGGCGGGGTCAGCGCGAACTGCGAGGGCTGGGCGCTGTACGCGGAGCGGCTCATGGACGAGCTGGGCTTCCTGACCGACGCCGAGCGGCGGCTGGGCTATCTGGACGCCCAGATGATGCGGTCGACCCGGGTGATCGTCGACATCGGCATGCACCTGGAGCTGGAGATCCCGGCGGACTCCCCCTTCCACCCGGGCGAGCGCTGGACGCCGGAGCTGGCGCAGGAGTTCTTCGGCATGCACAGCGGCCGCCCGGCGCAGCACGTCGAGAGCGAGATGGTGCGCTACCTCGGCATGCCGGGGCAGGCGATCGGCTACAAGCTGGGCGAGCGGGCCTGGCTGGCGGGGCGCGAGGCGGCCCGCCAGGCGCACGGCGAGGCGTTCGACGCGAAGGCGTGGCACATGGCCGCGCTGTCGCAGGGCTCGCTGGGCCTGGACGACCTGGTGGCGGAGCTGTCGGTGCTCTGA
- a CDS encoding GNAT family N-acetyltransferase yields MTDETRAKRPHRTPHWRRDVVELAALFTAVATADCVANTVAHGPDGPAVLVASAAALLAATGFHTWWARRDAAREPAAQETVAVAPGAPGGGTALWRMRTTVRDEPGSLAALCLALARHHVDILALQTHPLADGAVDELLLRAPEALTDAELKEAAAAGGGSATWLERADAHDLVDAPTRALTLATRTALDAAELPLALRQLFGRCTIRSTPARSPRNGAPADPVPAEGLWEDTVLRLPDPSGGTITIERPYLPFTPTEFARARALVELDSRLGPRVPPRSDVLTLPEGNEITVRRAGTGDLAAAREMHDRCSATTLARRYHGPVGDADRYLRHLLSPRFGRTLAAHTSSGRLVALGHLLWDGEETEVALLVEDAWQRRGVGGELLGRLVALAAEAGCESVYAVTQSSNTGMVAAMRALDLPLDYQVEEGTLVVTARLARPRVPVLPAAVTGGATAWPVSPKS; encoded by the coding sequence ATGACCGACGAGACCCGAGCGAAGCGACCCCACCGCACTCCTCACTGGCGCCGGGACGTGGTCGAGCTGGCCGCGCTGTTCACGGCGGTCGCCACCGCCGACTGCGTGGCCAACACGGTGGCGCACGGTCCGGACGGGCCGGCCGTCCTCGTCGCCTCCGCCGCGGCCCTGCTGGCCGCGACCGGCTTCCACACCTGGTGGGCGCGGCGCGACGCCGCGCGGGAACCGGCCGCCCAGGAGACCGTGGCCGTGGCGCCCGGCGCGCCCGGCGGCGGCACCGCCCTCTGGCGGATGCGCACGACCGTGCGCGACGAGCCCGGCAGCCTGGCCGCGCTCTGCCTGGCCCTCGCCCGCCACCACGTGGACATCCTCGCCCTCCAGACCCACCCGCTGGCCGACGGCGCCGTGGACGAGCTGCTGCTGCGCGCCCCGGAGGCGCTGACCGACGCCGAGCTGAAGGAGGCCGCGGCCGCCGGCGGCGGCAGCGCCACCTGGCTGGAGCGGGCCGACGCCCACGACCTCGTCGACGCCCCGACCCGGGCGCTCACCCTCGCCACCCGCACGGCCCTCGACGCCGCCGAGCTCCCGCTCGCGCTGCGGCAGCTGTTCGGCCGCTGCACCATCCGCTCCACCCCGGCCCGCTCCCCGCGCAACGGCGCGCCGGCCGACCCGGTGCCGGCCGAGGGGCTGTGGGAGGACACCGTGCTGCGGCTGCCCGACCCCTCCGGCGGAACGATCACCATCGAGCGCCCGTACCTGCCCTTCACCCCCACCGAGTTCGCCCGCGCCCGCGCGCTGGTCGAGCTGGATTCCCGGCTGGGCCCGCGGGTGCCGCCGCGCAGCGACGTGCTGACGCTGCCCGAGGGCAACGAGATCACCGTCCGGCGGGCCGGCACCGGCGACCTGGCCGCGGCGCGCGAGATGCACGACCGCTGCTCCGCCACCACGCTCGCCCGCCGCTACCACGGCCCGGTCGGCGACGCCGACCGCTATCTGCGCCACCTGCTGAGCCCCCGCTTCGGCCGTACGCTCGCCGCCCACACCTCCTCCGGCCGGCTGGTGGCACTCGGCCACCTGCTGTGGGACGGCGAGGAGACCGAGGTGGCGCTGCTCGTCGAGGACGCCTGGCAGCGCCGCGGCGTCGGCGGCGAACTGCTCGGCAGGCTGGTGGCCCTGGCGGCCGAGGCGGGCTGCGAGAGCGTCTACGCCGTCACCCAGTCCTCCAACACCGGGATGGTCGCGGCGATGCGCGCCCTGGACCTGCCGCTGGACTACCAGGTCGAGGAGGGCACGCTCGTCGTCACGGCCCGGCTCGCCCGGCCGCGCGTCCCCGTCCTGCCCGCGGCGGTGACCGGTGGCGCCACGGCCTGGCCCGTATCCCCCAAATCCTGA
- a CDS encoding dihydrolipoyl dehydrogenase family protein yields the protein MAEQVDVVVIGMGPGGEHVAGRLAEAGLSVVGVEAELVGGECPYWGCVPSKMMIRAGNLLAEARRVPGMAGAARVEPDWAPVAGRIRDEATDDWNDQVAADRFTGKGGRLARGRGRLAGPGRVVVDGPGGGEFQARLGVVVATGTKPSVPPVPGLSEVPFWTNRDAIAAKEPPRSLTVLGGGAIGLELAQVFARFGTRVEVVEAMDGLLPSEEPEAGELLAKVLRRDGVVARTGARATGVRHHGDTFTVTLESGNDVTADRLLVATGRRVDLTGLGLETVGLDPRARALPVDARLLAAPGLWGVGDVTGHGAFTHVAMYEAEIVVRAVLGEPGPAADYRALPRVTFTDPEVGAVGLTERQAREKGLRVRTGLAQVPSSARGWIHKAGNEGLVKLVEDVDRGVLVGATTIGPAGGEVMYGLAVAVQAGVPVEALRHMVYAYPTFHRGVEDALADLRSGDTPE from the coding sequence ATGGCCGAGCAGGTGGATGTCGTCGTCATCGGCATGGGGCCGGGCGGTGAGCACGTGGCCGGGCGGCTGGCCGAGGCCGGGCTGAGCGTGGTCGGCGTCGAGGCGGAGCTGGTCGGCGGCGAGTGCCCGTACTGGGGATGCGTGCCGAGCAAGATGATGATCCGGGCCGGGAACCTGCTCGCGGAGGCGCGGCGGGTGCCGGGCATGGCCGGCGCGGCGCGGGTCGAGCCCGACTGGGCGCCGGTGGCCGGCCGGATCCGGGACGAGGCCACGGACGACTGGAACGACCAGGTGGCGGCCGACCGTTTCACCGGCAAGGGCGGCCGGCTGGCCCGCGGGCGCGGCAGGCTGGCGGGCCCCGGCCGGGTGGTGGTGGACGGCCCCGGCGGCGGCGAGTTCCAGGCCCGGCTCGGGGTGGTCGTCGCCACGGGCACCAAGCCCTCCGTGCCGCCGGTGCCGGGGCTGTCCGAGGTGCCCTTCTGGACCAACCGGGACGCGATCGCCGCGAAGGAGCCGCCGCGCTCGCTGACCGTCCTCGGCGGGGGCGCGATCGGGCTGGAGCTCGCCCAGGTCTTCGCCCGGTTCGGCACCCGCGTCGAGGTCGTGGAGGCCATGGACGGGCTGCTCCCCTCGGAGGAGCCGGAGGCGGGCGAGCTGCTGGCGAAGGTGCTGCGCCGGGACGGGGTGGTCGCGCGGACGGGAGCGCGGGCGACCGGGGTGCGCCACCACGGCGACACCTTCACCGTCACCCTGGAGAGCGGCAACGACGTCACGGCCGACCGGCTGCTGGTGGCCACGGGCCGCCGGGTGGACCTCACCGGCCTGGGCCTGGAGACCGTGGGCCTGGACCCGCGGGCCCGCGCGCTGCCGGTGGACGCCCGGCTGCTGGCGGCGCCCGGGCTGTGGGGCGTGGGCGATGTGACGGGGCACGGCGCGTTCACCCATGTCGCGATGTACGAGGCGGAGATCGTGGTGCGGGCGGTGCTCGGCGAGCCGGGCCCGGCGGCGGACTACCGCGCGCTGCCGAGGGTGACGTTCACCGACCCGGAGGTGGGGGCGGTGGGCCTGACGGAGAGGCAGGCCCGGGAGAAGGGGCTGCGGGTGCGCACCGGCCTGGCCCAGGTGCCGTCCTCGGCGCGCGGCTGGATCCACAAGGCGGGCAACGAGGGCCTGGTGAAGCTGGTCGAGGACGTGGACCGCGGGGTCCTCGTCGGGGCCACCACGATCGGCCCGGCGGGCGGCGAGGTGATGTACGGCCTGGCCGTCGCCGTGCAGGCCGGGGTGCCGGTCGAGGCGCTGCGGCACATGGTCTACGCCTATCCGACCTTCCACCGAGGCGTGGAGGACGCGCTCGCCGACCTCCGTTCGGGCGACACCCCGGAGTAG
- a CDS encoding alkaline phosphatase D family protein: MAYGSGRPVGRRTVLRGSAAAAASVASAGGVLSAPAAPALALSGRPSAGWGVQAGEVTTSSGLVWVRADRPARMIVETSATESFRRVRRWTGPLVGPDTDFTGRTALRGLPPGEQVHYRVTLADPDDPRRTSRPVRGTFRTAPERRRDVRFLWSGDLAGQGWGINPDLGGYRIYEHMRRLDPDFFLCSGDNIYADSPIPPTVALPGGGVWRNVTTEEKSKVAETLAEFRGAFRYNLLDDNLRRFNAQVPSIVQWDDHEVRNNWYPGQILDDARYTEKNVDVLAARSVRAFGEYFPLSARRPDGDGRLYRVLRHGPLLDVFVLDMRSYRDANSPNRRPDDAQGILGARQLAWLKRELAASRAVWKVIASDMPLGLVVTDGPAHFEAVAQGDPGAPLGRELQIAELLRHIKHRRITGTVWLTADVHYTSAQHYDPARAAFKDFAPFWEFVSGPLNAGGFPANALDATFGPERVFLKAPATANVPPGRDSQFFGEVAIAGDGAELTVRLRDERGAVLFTKVLQPGRVGQ, from the coding sequence ATGGCATACGGATCCGGGCGCCCGGTCGGCCGGCGGACGGTGCTGCGGGGCTCGGCCGCGGCGGCGGCCTCGGTGGCCTCGGCAGGCGGGGTGCTGTCCGCGCCCGCCGCGCCCGCGCTGGCGCTCTCCGGCCGGCCGTCGGCCGGCTGGGGCGTGCAGGCCGGTGAGGTGACGACCTCCTCCGGCCTGGTCTGGGTGCGCGCGGACCGCCCCGCCCGGATGATCGTCGAGACCTCGGCGACCGAGTCGTTCCGCCGGGTCCGCCGCTGGACCGGCCCGCTCGTCGGCCCGGACACCGACTTCACCGGCCGTACGGCGCTGCGCGGCCTGCCGCCCGGCGAGCAGGTGCACTACCGGGTCACCCTCGCCGACCCGGACGACCCGCGGCGCACCTCCCGCCCGGTGCGCGGCACCTTCCGCACGGCCCCGGAGCGCCGCCGCGACGTGCGCTTCCTGTGGTCGGGCGACCTGGCCGGGCAGGGCTGGGGCATCAACCCCGACCTCGGCGGCTACCGGATCTACGAGCACATGCGCCGCCTGGACCCGGACTTCTTCCTGTGCAGCGGCGACAACATCTACGCCGACAGCCCGATCCCGCCGACCGTCGCCCTGCCCGGCGGCGGCGTCTGGCGGAACGTCACCACGGAGGAGAAGTCCAAGGTCGCCGAGACGCTCGCGGAGTTCCGCGGCGCCTTCCGCTACAACCTCCTGGACGACAACCTCCGGCGCTTCAACGCCCAGGTCCCCTCGATCGTCCAGTGGGACGACCACGAGGTGCGCAACAACTGGTACCCGGGCCAGATCCTGGACGACGCGCGCTACACCGAGAAGAACGTGGACGTCCTCGCCGCCCGCTCGGTGCGCGCCTTCGGCGAGTACTTCCCCCTCTCCGCCCGCCGCCCGGACGGCGACGGCCGGCTCTACCGGGTGCTGCGGCACGGCCCGCTGCTGGACGTCTTCGTCCTCGACATGCGCAGCTACCGCGACGCCAACTCCCCGAACCGGCGGCCCGACGACGCCCAGGGCATCCTGGGCGCCCGCCAGCTGGCCTGGCTCAAGCGCGAGCTGGCGGCGTCCCGGGCGGTGTGGAAGGTGATCGCCTCCGACATGCCGCTGGGGCTGGTGGTCACGGACGGCCCGGCGCACTTCGAGGCGGTGGCGCAGGGCGACCCGGGGGCGCCGCTGGGCCGCGAGCTCCAGATCGCGGAGCTGCTGCGGCACATCAAGCACCGCCGGATCACGGGCACGGTCTGGCTGACCGCGGACGTCCACTACACCTCGGCACAGCACTACGACCCGGCGCGCGCGGCGTTCAAGGACTTCGCGCCCTTCTGGGAGTTCGTGTCGGGCCCGCTCAACGCGGGCGGCTTCCCGGCCAACGCCCTGGACGCCACCTTCGGCCCCGAGCGGGTCTTCCTCAAGGCCCCCGCCACGGCGAACGTCCCGCCGGGCCGGGACAGCCAGTTCTTCGGCGAGGTGGCGATCGCGGGCGACGGCGCCGAGCTGACCGTACGGCTGCGTGACGAGCGGGGCGCGGTGCTGTTCACCAAGGTGCTCCAGCCGGGGCGCGTCGGACAGTGA